Within Verrucomicrobiota bacterium, the genomic segment GAGTCCGCCAGCAGCCGCGCATTGGTCCCGCCTTCATAAGCCTTCGACGCCCCATACTCCGTCTTCACCGTCAGTAAAAACGCCAGCACCACGCCCGATAACAACACCAGCATCCCCAACGTCATCACTAACGCCGCTCCGGCGGTTCGCTGCTCCGCGGTTCGCTCGGGAAAAGGCGTAGTATGCATAGGAGAATCTAAGGCATTTTTAGCTCAAGGCACGAACTGCTTGCTGCTGACGATGCGGAAGCGATACGGCCCTAGGGCCAGGCTCGTCGTATCCCCACTCGCCGGCACCGCCTTCGGAGTGCCGGCGCTGTCCACAATGCTCGCCGAGTTTGCATCCAAATATCTCTCCAGCAGGAATGATCCGCGAAACTCCCCGGTCGGCTGGCTCTGGCTGGCCTTAAGGATGTAGCCGCTATTTCGTGTGTTGCGCGCCAGCATCTGCACCCGCACATGCACTGTGTAGGTATTCGAGCGTGTGGTCAGACGTGGATAGATATGCGAATACGGCCTTTCCAGGCTGTTATCGCCGGTCAGTTTGTGCTGCGACCAGAAGCTCCCGAGCAGCGAGTCGAACTGCGAAAGGGGCGTGGTCGAACTGAACCCGACGCTCACATGCTGCTGCATTGTCGCCACCGTGGGCAGATCCTGCGGAATGAGTGGGATGTCGCAAATCTCGGACGCGGACACGAATGGCTTGTTCGTCGCGTAGCGGTCGGCGATTTGTTTCAGGGTGTTGTCGAGGTCGATATTCCGCCGCGTCACCACGCCGCGTCCCCCGCCAGAACTGCCGCCGAGACCGACCGTCCCGCAAAGCTTGTAGCGCTGGCTGTAAACTCCGCCGGCCCCATCGGGCTGATTTGGATTGAGGGCGCTGATCTTCACCGACTTCATCACCGCACGGAGTCCGGTGTCGCGGCGGATGTTGGTGAAGGGCGCAATCTGCTGGTTGAGGTTGATCTTTCCCGCCGTGGCAAATGGTTCGCTGATCGCATACGGCTCGGCTACGGGCATCCAAAAAAGATCGAGCAGCAGGTGATCCGGCGGCGCGCCTCCGGAGGCGCTGCCGGGATGGTTGGTCCCTCCCGGAAAATACCCTTTGGCTGGACGGAAAAGCAGTGTCTGCCACGGCTTGTAGGCCTTCACTCCGGTGGGCAGCGAACCAAACATTACAGGTGAGGAAATGAGCCGGTTCGGGGAAAAAAACGTGGTCTGCTGCTGCATGGTGTCCTGCGGATTCCACCACCAGCCGATGTATGGCGTGGAGTCCTCGGCATACGGGCCCTGCGCGTGCTGATGCCTCCGAGTTCCTTCATCGGGCTTGTTACAATAGGGTCCGTCCGGGAGGAAAGCCGGACCATTGTCCCAGTCGCCCGGCTGGCCCAAAGAATTCACGACGCCGCTAATTCCAGCCGGGATGTCCGGCTGACCTTCACCGCCATATTGAGTTATGGAGGCTTCCAATTGACCAAAGGCCGACCCGGCGTAATTCCCCGGCCAGCCCGAACGCAGGCTATGGTTTTGATTGTTGCGCTGCGCACTGTCCTGATAAGCGCCATTTGGAGCGGGTTGGAAATACGTCTCATCCACGTTTTTCGTCGCGGCGACGATGCGCATATCGCCCTGCAAATTTTTCCCCACCGCGACCAGCGAGCGGATGGTGTCATTGCCATCAATGCCAGCCCCGTTCGCGCCAGCGATGCGTCCCCCGCGGGATTTCGCCCCGGTGCCTCCGGCGGCCATCTCGTTACCCGATCCTGGCACCGGCACCGTCTGGCTGGGAAACTTGAAGGTAATCGTTTGATAAACCGGCTCACCCGAACTCCGGGGCCCCGAACTTGGATTGGTCACCGAAAGCTCCGCTGTCACCGTGCCGGAAATAGTGAGTTGGCTCCCTGTCACCGCCATCTCACCGGTAGGCGGCACCGATTCCGACGGCGAACCCTGATTCTGCGGCTTCCTACCCGTCCCACCCTCGCAGATCGAGTGAAAGCCGAGGGTGCCCCCGATCTTCCCCTCGTTGTCCTCGACGTTCGACATGCGCCCGATGTCGTAAAGCGTGGGTTGGCTGCTAACCGTGACCCCGTCCTGCGTGAATGGATTCCTCCCCGCCCCCCCGCTCGCGTCTTTCACAACAATGTCGATCTTGGTAAAAGTAATCCGCATCCCCATCGACAGCGCGGAGAAGCCGGCCATGGGGGAGAACAGCTTGGGAATG encodes:
- the vccA gene encoding Verru_Chthon cassette protein A; this translates as MAHSVTGHRIGAALVMTLGMLVLLSGVVLAFLLMVKTEYGASKAYEGGTNARLLADSALNLVIGQIREASTQPDLAWISQPGLLRTFDTSGKAVKSYKLYSADSLVEDGSFDPAKGADLPSASGANSWKTQPGLWTDLNQPAADLVRTDPFDSTKKKRLMVYPIFDGNHINTAGQLSLNKDGNQDVEGLTVDQFSTRGVTMPVKWLYILKDGTLVPAKASGTAGDVEVVVPTDRQKTAQGEANTVVGRVAFWADDETAKVNINTAAEGTFSDTPVGNSQPGMVLPAVNYQTSNDSTFEWDLAERMGAQKEYQRYPGHPATTCLSTIFGRQLTLLVGNTGNTSTDRALMIEEINKMIPRVTGAYYSDPFYSYSDYDYSSKGGTKRAGPAQGQFNQGQSSLDETTYPVVPDGDRLYASIDEFLFSPMFATTRRAWSLAPPASARDTTREMLEISKFFLTANSKAPEQNSFNLPRISVWPEQVADARRTAVDKLIAFCATVGPKTGTNTLPFYFTRQDANSPTADVTGTSGARNLALMAYLKGLTARQYPGWNSTKTFKDKYGVDRDQILTEIFDYIRCTNLADRSDPNAPDSAFTNTVENGATQVFPSVPSLGMGSRGQVAPIEMPDGTRGMGRIITISELALVMIGNNDKVEFSLIPKLFSPMAGFSALSMGMRITFTKIDIVVKDASGGAGRNPFTQDGVTVSSQPTLYDIGRMSNVEDNEGKIGGTLGFHSICEGGTGRKPQNQGSPSESVPPTGEMAVTGSQLTISGTVTAELSVTNPSSGPRSSGEPVYQTITFKFPSQTVPVPGSGNEMAAGGTGAKSRGGRIAGANGAGIDGNDTIRSLVAVGKNLQGDMRIVAATKNVDETYFQPAPNGAYQDSAQRNNQNHSLRSGWPGNYAGSAFGQLEASITQYGGEGQPDIPAGISGVVNSLGQPGDWDNGPAFLPDGPYCNKPDEGTRRHQHAQGPYAEDSTPYIGWWWNPQDTMQQQTTFFSPNRLISSPVMFGSLPTGVKAYKPWQTLLFRPAKGYFPGGTNHPGSASGGAPPDHLLLDLFWMPVAEPYAISEPFATAGKINLNQQIAPFTNIRRDTGLRAVMKSVKISALNPNQPDGAGGVYSQRYKLCGTVGLGGSSGGGRGVVTRRNIDLDNTLKQIADRYATNKPFVSASEICDIPLIPQDLPTVATMQQHVSVGFSSTTPLSQFDSLLGSFWSQHKLTGDNSLERPYSHIYPRLTTRSNTYTVHVRVQMLARNTRNSGYILKASQSQPTGEFRGSFLLERYLDANSASIVDSAGTPKAVPASGDTTSLALGPYRFRIVSSKQFVP